In Ammospiza caudacuta isolate bAmmCau1 chromosome Z, bAmmCau1.pri, whole genome shotgun sequence, the genomic stretch AGTGcagaacaaatgtaatttattgcctGCTAGTGTGATCTGCTAGCAAAGGTCACATTTAGAGCTAAGCATGATGCTTCTCTCCCTCCGTTGAATACACATCTTTGTGTCAAGGCCTGGTGacttccaggagcacctggaagctactgccaaggacaaaagtctcactcttgctggttttgacacTGATTTGTTGGGAGGATTTTGATCTACGTCGACAGTGATCTACAGGAACTGGATCCTTGACACCAAGTGCCTTCAAGCAACATCTCTAAGCAGAGTGGGCAATGAAGTCCAGATACTAAtgagttgtggtttgttttaacTCTGTCTAACATATGGTACACTATcccaaaacatgttatttttgagTGCTTCAGGCATTTAAAACTTAGGTTTATTCTtgtcaacacttttctttcctctcttcagaaatctgcatgtccagctactaatttctttctcagcttgttGAAAAGTTACCAGTCAGACAAGACTTGTTtcttgacccagagatggggcaagcgTCACCGTTAGGCCGGACGTGGCATACACACGTGATCAagggtccaagaagaaaaaggtttgtttgttttattctgcatgttctccagcttATACACTCTTAACAAAGCGTGATCTCAAGTCACtaactacatcacaataacttcttctatccattggtgcaaagcaattaacGTCAATACAactggcaaaagttttacagaaatttataagGCACGTATGCACATCTACTTCGGCACCTAGTCTAGCATACGCAACTTTTCCTGAATCTCTTCTAATGGGTTTCCATGCTGACggccttgtcttcttccttgctatggatacactcaaaaaccatcaactgctatttcttccatgagctcagctttgcttgcaggccagctgtcaaGCCCCTCCATAGGTCAGCATGCACCCGCGTGCTCCAGGAGCAACTGCAGCCTACAATAGTCCtggaaatttattatctttgctTCGTTTGCCatctaaatgtcactgaagaagttaggcttttccaaaccagctaGGATGCCACCTAGAAGAAGCAGACTTGCTTTCAGTCAAAGCTTTTGGGACCAAGAGTCATGTTTGCTTGCATTGCTTGGATGCCGCTTGGATTGGCGCATTTTCTGAGTTCCCCTGGcatgccttgagcactgcctttgtgagtgaggagaatttcccaggcttttcttttgcatcagctgtacacaaggttgtcttgctgggcacaagaaagccacagagcagctgccattgtGAGGTCAAGCCAGAGGTGCCAcgtcacagtgctgtcagcacagcgtTGTCCCGGTGCGCGCCAGGCCTGGTcgtccagagcagctcttccgctggctccctgcaggaggatccttgtgctcaaggagctctcagcagacGGCCTGCACCCCGAGAGGAGTCTTGGCTTTCCCTTGGCTGGCACTCAGCGTGCAAACgcgcacagcactgccaaaatgaTTGGGCAAGTCTGTGCCGCCGTTTGCACCATCTTTTCTGTTGTCTATTCTGGCTACTACCTGACCCAGCTGACTCGTAAGTAAAggtttctcctggggctggcattgcccgacttttgcttggctctgctctttatGCCGCAGCAGTGGCCCAGTTTCTTTGGGAACAGAATGGCCGTGAAGGTGCCACCGCTTTGGTcaatgtcctgccagcagcatcagctacaAAGGGGGCATCTGTACTGGGTAGCGCGTGCAGACTATTTGCCATGCAACCTGCAGCGgttgccttccctccccgggAGAGTGCGTGGCTGcggagtctgtcatttcctcagcttgctgcttcaagcaAGACAAGCTGCAAATTGCAGACTCTGAGGGCAGATCCTCAGAAGTATTTCTACCAACTCAGTGGTTCTCTCCAGGAGTGAAGGAAAGCACCTTTTGCTCCATATTCTACCCCTTAGAGGCCTTGGCTGCATGACTTGAGCCTTTGATGCTGTGCCAAGACTGCGATTGCCTTGGCCatgcagcacaaactccagtgcagggagggtttgctgctgagcccagcagctgttcctgggctgcttcagcagggagctgccacagggaagggaccctttgtggaagctttgctgggctatcatcttcagccaagggatgggaattagggcgtgcaatttaaaagaatgtatatggaaaatgcaggaaagggaagagggaaatgtAGCTTGAGCTGTTAGGCACAAGAGAAGCTCAAAGTTTTGAAGAGCAgcgggcatttccagcaccgtcttcctatttctctcttggcaaaagaggcccaaatgtagccagaggctcctctagggtccttcttgttctcttgcttgctgtgggaaagagctgttgctcctggaggcatgttgggaaagggaaatgctctgtgttgggactgccttgtgctgtgggagtggccagcacaggcacttttctaagggcctctggttccttttgccttgctggctgcaggtcacctgACACGCGGATGGAGACAAGCCTGTCCTTTGGTGAGtggcaaaggaagctgagacGTTGCTGGCGTGTGAGAATTGTGCAGCAATTCTGCCAGCTTGGCCTGTTGCAGCCGAGTGTGGAGTGCCGGCGtgggaggctgaaggaaaggccagctgcccggtggcatcagcagtagcaaagggagcactggctgtttgctgattttccagtgaaaagcctttcaagagatgaaaggcaaaagggacagctccaaggcatcttgctgcttctaggcagcagggaagctcaaATGCACAGCAAGATGGAGTAGCAGCTCGTTCAGCCAGCTTCCTCGGCTTTGCGTGACTCAGAGGCCCACTTGTATCAAAGTCTATGATTTGCCCTTCTTCTGGGTGCTTTCCCAGCTCAATAGAAAGCAGCTCCTAAGGCACTGGCTTTTGCCCATCTCTCTCacttctgtctgcctgcagggcacaacagcagggtcagcagctcctctggctgcctctgtcattgaggaagaggatgaagaggagcaaaggaagatgaagcCTTCAGCCGCTGTCCCTTCACAGCCTGAACTTGCAGAGCCAGTAAGTGACAGCTGAGCTTGGCACTGCCTTTGGCGCACGGCCAGGCTACCcgttttggagcagcccttgttGCTCGTGGCTGAAGATGCTGGCAGCCGTGTGCCTGCTGTGACGTAGTGCGGCTTCAGGcaagctggggagccctggccaatgggttctgaagtttgacattgaagctgggatgctgagagggcgccagagtgtctcttgggatcagacaggaggcagcattgagtgactctcagtgcaggagtcagccccttgtgcccgttgtcagtgcaggctgcctgtggtcagcGGACAGCGCGGCCCAAATACGCAGTTGACAGCCTTGCAGGGTACCTGGCAGACACTGGcccctggaagggacctgctgtcTCCATGGACTAATtagcttcaggctgtgcttcacttccagccggtcagagcagagtttggagaggagaatccTCGGCAGCCCTGCATTGTAAAAGGGCgggtgggtctgggcagggctggaaggcggCTCCCAAGGGCCGCTCTCTAAAGGCTGCCATAGAGAAGGGAAATCCGTGAAACAGATCAGAGAAGGGACACGCTGCGGGCTTCTGAGCAGACTGTTGCCTGCCAACTCCGGGCTGATTTCATTCCGGcccaggaaaagacaggaggaggaaagcagcgaggctctggggccctgctctgatctctttgtggatttggcagccccatcgataccttgttgccagtgtcttgcagaaaagctgaacacgTGGAGCATGGAGGTGGTCGGGAGGGGCTGGATCCAAGTAGCCTTTGGGCTTCTCCCGAAGGTGCCTTTGAGAAGGGGACAtgggaactgctccagctggagaggcctggccgtggctggcagcaccttcccaaggccttgcttttgctgtgcgcTTAGGGGGGGGCATGAGTGCCAGCCACCCTTCTGACGGGCAATCCTTTCTTGTCCCAGCGCAAGACAGGCTCTGCCATTCAACCTGGTGCCGCCGGACCagcatggcctgcagcagccagctcaagccccgctgccggcacttcctgcagcagcgcagcccagcagcccgagatgagggaggagcagggcctgaagaCACTGAGTACGTCCGTCTGGTGCATTTCttgtctgccagagcagggtcttGTGCGAGTGTCTGGGTGTAGGCTGCGCCAGATGCTGGCCCTCAGTCTCAGAGGCACTTaggcctctctgcagaaggtgtTGTACTGCTCTGAGGAAGCGCGGCAGCGCTCAGggagtccctgctgcctgtgagggcggctgggcctggcttggccctgcctgggctgccttctgggccaaagacaaaagcagagattgtttctgcttgagcagaaggCTGGCACGTAGCAAGTGACtattgcccagggagctgtctggccccaggtgttttctggctctggttcttactcctcctccggcccagacactttgtgcccctggcagtggacCTGCCAGTGATGGTGGGTGTGACTGCGGAGGCAGCAAAGGCCCTTGCTTACCTCTTAGGGCCCCCTTCTTAAGGGCTCATCATTTTGGCTTATCGCGtgagatgctgctcttgaaagaaatcaaggccttcttggaaaggccacctgatgaaaggtggagaagatggccctcccacttgctggtctcagcagctggaagccgcGGGACCGcaaagggcccagagctgcgggcagtggggctgcctttgggacGCTCTGGGCAGCGGCGTCTCTGTGTGCGAGTGAgcgccctgcactgcttttgtctttcagggagCATCGTGAGTCCGGGCCGGCCAACGGGCAAATACACGGCATTTGAGGAACTCGGGCGAGGGTAAGCGTGACGTCAGCTCATTTTACAAAAGTGTGGGCCAGGTCTTTGGCTGGTGCAATatcaagcgtgaagtcaggcaagCTCCAATCATGGTCAGGCTCCGGCTTGACCTCGTGTCGCCTGCCTGGACTGCTCGGTCAGAGCAATGCAAAGGCCTCATCAAAGACAAGTTGATGCTGGCAGTGtcttgcttgcagcagtgaggagcaggagctgggagaagccctggccctgcagctttgTGGCCCGAAAGAGCACCTTGCCATCCAAGAAAGGTCAGATTGTCAAGGACAGTCTTCTGATTCAAattgttctcccttttttgacacacacatgcatgcacacccGCACAAGGAGAGAGTTCCCCTTAGGTTCTGAAATGACCTGGCAGGGTGTGCACCTTGGAGATTTCCAGCGGCCCTTGGTCTTCATGCTGCACCTTAGTGTTCCCTTGGACAGCCTGCCCCGCATGGCAGAGGGCTCACGGGCTAACATGCTGTTGGCcgaagagatgctgcagccaggcattttttctaaggaaggcgtccaggcagcctggggagatctgctgcctgggcttgctttcactgccagagggataaaggtctctttctgctgctttggtctttctagagggtttggagctgtttataaAGCCCTTGACACCAGCAGCGGACAACAGGTAAAGTGCCAAGAGCCCCACgccattttgcagctctggagcgcTTTGCccgctgctgtgagctgtgcttggaggtttgggtggcagctccatgtctgcagcaggggctgttcctctgaaatacagtcgaggctcagggggcagaatgcatttgggatggcttttggtGCTTCTGCTAAGCTCTGCTGTCTAGTGACAAGGCACTTTGGCCCAGCGTGCTGCCTCATTGCACCAGCACTCGCTCCGTGCTCCTTGTGATCTCGAGCGGGGTGCGTCTTCTCAAGGTACCGGTGGCCAATGTCATTGCAGGTGGCAATCAAGATCATGTCACTCGAGGAGGAGATGTccgaggagctggctgccaatGAAATCCTGGCCATGAGGGACAACAGGAGTCCCAATATCGTTACCTACTTAGACAGGTTGGCATATTCTGGTGTCAATGTAGCTTTAGCTGGTGCAAGCGCAAAGAGACGATGCCCTTTGGTCgctggcagagaacagagctggggatgatttCTCTGCGTGTCTCCAGAgcgtgggaggaggtggagctggtgtTCAACAGTCTCTTGTGGCACCCGtagcttggagagcagctgcaaaaacctgTCTCAGGCCCTGGGGTGACTGAGGCTATGCCCATTCTGTTGCTCCATGccgtggttttcttctttcagctacctggtGGATgcggagctctggctggccatgGAGTTCATGGACGGCGGCACCTTGTTtgatgtgctgagggcagtgtacctggaggaaggacagatagGCGCTGTCTGTCGGGAGGTGAGGGATCCCGCTTGTGCTTGCCCAAGACTGCCCGGATGTTGCTTGTCAGTTGGAGCTTAAGGAGAGCCGAGATTTCTTGCTCtcacctttcttttgctgctgctgctgctgctgctgctgctgctgctgctgctgtcacgccacacaggagaagaaagagcatgggAAGTGTACTGCCTGCCGGTGCCCTCGCACTCCTCAGACTCTGTTCTTGcactcttccatcctgtctgtcctctggCCTTGGTGCTCGCTCACTGgctcaatttctctttcttcctcttctcagctttgcctgggaatgtttgcctggagcctgtctgtctgtcctacaTTGCTTGCCACTGGAAGGCAGCATGCGGGTGGCAGAATTTCAAGCTAAGGGCAAAGAGCTGTCCTCAGCTTCAAAGGCTAGCATTGCAGCCTGCATGGCGATGCATTGTGGAACAGCTcgaaggtgctgctgtcaccagcagcttcctcttctgctgccactaggcttccccaaaattctttgcCGTGCCGCCTCCCAGCCAAAGGTGGCGCGCTTCCTACCCAAGGCCGGTGGAACTTTTGGGAGCCCAGATGCCTTTGCTtggaaatctagaaaaaacttccaagagtgttgaagcagcaagctcttcatgGTGACAGCAGC encodes the following:
- the LOC131571666 gene encoding serine/threonine-protein kinase PAK 3-like; this translates as MIGQVCAAVCTIFSVVYSGYYLTQLTLQAACGQRTARPKYAVDSLAGYLADTGPWKGPAPEMREEQGLKTLRSIVSPGRPTGKYTAFEELGRGGFGAVYKALDTSSGQQVAIKIMSLEEEMSEELAANEILAMRDNRSPNIVTYLDSYLVDAELWLAMEFMDGGTLFDVLRAVYLEEGQIGAVCRECLQGLHFLHSRQVIHRDIKSCNVLVGTDGSVKLGDFGLCAQLSPEHSKRSSSVGTPSWMAPEVVRGEAYGPKVDIWSLGIMGLEMVEGEAPYQREARLRVFELLERNGPPKLQNPRHHSALLRDFLHCCLQADEDRRWSAQELLQVHPFVTSGDPASSLAALIISAKQVQEDWRGDTCA